In a single window of the Streptomyces sp. NBC_00353 genome:
- the purH gene encoding bifunctional phosphoribosylaminoimidazolecarboxamide formyltransferase/IMP cyclohydrolase gives MSVNKPIRRALVSVYDKTGLEDLARGLHEAGVELVSTGSTAGKIAAAGVPVTKVEELTGFPECLDGRVKTLHPRVHAGILADLRLDAHREQLAELGVEPFDLVVVNLYPFKETVASGASADECVEQIDIGGPSMVRAAAKNHPSVAVVTSPERYADVLAAVKAGGFDLTTRKRLAAEAFQHTAAYDVAVASWFADDYAAADDSGFPDFFGATYERSNVLRYGENPHQPAALYTSGAGGLAEAEQLHGKEMSYNNYTDTDAARRAAYDHAEPCVAIIKHANPCGIAIADDVAEAHRNAHACDPLSAFGGVIAVNRPVTVAMAEQVAEIFTEVIVAPAYEDGAVEILARKKNIRVLRCPDAPTSTVEVKPIDGGALLQVTDRLQADGDDPANWTLATGEALSEDELAELAFAWKACRAVKSNAILLAKGGASVGVGMGQVNRVDSAKLAVERAGEERARGAYAASDAFFPFPDGLEILTAAGIKAVAQPGGSVRDELVVEAAKKAGVTMYFTGTRHFFH, from the coding sequence ATGTCGGTGAATAAGCCCATCCGCCGCGCCCTGGTCAGTGTCTACGACAAGACGGGGCTCGAAGACCTCGCCCGCGGTCTGCACGAGGCGGGCGTCGAGCTCGTCTCCACCGGTTCGACCGCCGGGAAGATCGCCGCCGCCGGCGTGCCGGTCACCAAGGTCGAGGAGCTCACCGGCTTCCCCGAGTGCCTTGACGGCCGTGTCAAGACGCTGCACCCGCGCGTGCACGCCGGCATCCTCGCCGACCTGCGCCTGGACGCCCACCGTGAGCAGCTCGCCGAGCTCGGTGTCGAGCCCTTCGACCTCGTCGTCGTCAACCTGTACCCGTTCAAGGAGACCGTCGCCTCCGGCGCCTCCGCCGACGAGTGCGTGGAGCAGATCGACATCGGCGGACCGTCGATGGTCCGCGCCGCGGCCAAGAACCATCCGTCCGTGGCCGTCGTCACGAGCCCCGAGCGGTACGCCGACGTCCTCGCCGCGGTCAAGGCGGGCGGCTTCGACCTGACGACCCGCAAGCGGCTCGCCGCCGAGGCGTTCCAGCACACGGCCGCCTACGACGTGGCTGTCGCCTCCTGGTTCGCGGACGACTACGCCGCCGCCGACGACTCGGGCTTCCCCGACTTCTTCGGTGCGACGTACGAGCGCAGCAACGTCCTGCGGTACGGCGAGAACCCGCACCAGCCCGCCGCGCTCTACACCTCCGGCGCCGGCGGCCTGGCCGAGGCGGAGCAGCTGCACGGCAAGGAGATGTCGTACAACAACTACACGGACACGGACGCAGCGCGCCGTGCCGCGTACGACCACGCCGAGCCGTGCGTCGCGATCATCAAGCACGCCAACCCGTGCGGCATCGCGATCGCCGACGACGTCGCCGAGGCGCACCGCAACGCGCACGCCTGCGACCCGCTGTCGGCCTTCGGCGGTGTCATCGCCGTCAACCGTCCGGTGACCGTCGCCATGGCCGAGCAGGTCGCGGAGATCTTCACCGAGGTCATCGTCGCCCCGGCGTACGAGGACGGCGCGGTCGAGATCCTCGCCCGCAAGAAGAACATCCGCGTGCTGCGCTGCCCCGACGCCCCGACCTCCACGGTCGAGGTCAAGCCGATCGACGGCGGCGCGCTGCTCCAGGTCACCGACCGGCTCCAGGCCGACGGCGACGACCCGGCCAACTGGACCCTCGCCACCGGTGAGGCGCTCTCCGAGGACGAGCTCGCCGAGCTCGCGTTCGCCTGGAAGGCCTGCCGCGCGGTCAAGTCCAACGCGATCCTGCTCGCCAAGGGCGGCGCCTCGGTCGGCGTCGGCATGGGTCAGGTCAACCGCGTCGACTCCGCGAAGCTCGCCGTCGAGCGGGCGGGCGAGGAGCGTGCGCGAGGAGCGTACGCCGCTTCCGACGCGTTCTTCCCGTTCCCGGACGGCCTGGAGATCCTGACCGCGGCCGGCATCAAGGCCGTGGCCCAGCCCGGCGGTTCGGTCCGTGACGAGCTGGTCGTCGAGGCCGCGAAGAAGGCGGGCGTGACGATGTACTTCACGGGTACGCGGCACTTCTTCCACTGA
- the purN gene encoding phosphoribosylglycinamide formyltransferase, with amino-acid sequence MASPPPSAAPARLVVLVSGSGTNLQALLDAIGDDPAGFGAQVVAVGADRDNIVGLERAERAGLPTFVCKVKDYATREEWDAALAAATAAHRPDLVVSAGFMKIVGKRFLAEFGGRFVNTHPALLPSFPGAHGVRDALAYGAKVTGCTVHFVDDGVDTGPIIAQGVVEVTEEDTPEGEAALHERIKEVERKLLVEVVGRLARNGYRIEGRKVHLGHVGE; translated from the coding sequence GTGGCCTCCCCGCCCCCCTCCGCCGCTCCGGCCCGCCTGGTCGTGCTGGTCTCCGGTTCCGGTACGAACCTCCAAGCCCTGCTCGATGCGATCGGCGACGACCCTGCGGGCTTCGGCGCCCAGGTCGTCGCGGTCGGCGCCGACCGCGACAACATCGTCGGTCTGGAACGGGCGGAGCGCGCCGGGCTGCCGACCTTCGTCTGCAAGGTCAAGGACTACGCCACCCGCGAGGAGTGGGACGCGGCGCTCGCCGCCGCCACTGCCGCGCACCGCCCGGACCTCGTGGTGTCCGCGGGCTTCATGAAGATCGTGGGCAAGCGGTTCCTCGCCGAGTTCGGCGGCCGGTTCGTCAACACACACCCCGCCCTGCTCCCCAGCTTTCCCGGTGCCCACGGGGTGCGTGACGCCCTCGCATACGGCGCGAAGGTCACCGGGTGCACCGTCCACTTCGTCGACGACGGCGTCGACACCGGTCCGATCATCGCGCAGGGCGTGGTCGAGGTGACCGAAGAGGACACGCCGGAGGGCGAAGCCGCTCTCCATGAACGCATCAAGGAAGTCGAGCGCAAGCTGCTCGTCGAGGTCGTGGGGCGGCTCGCCCGTAACGGCTATCGCATTGAGGGACGAAAGGTTCATCTCGGTCATGTCGGTGAATAA